A genomic region of Luteibacter aegosomatissinici contains the following coding sequences:
- a CDS encoding YtcA family lipoprotein, protein MTLSPTISVFGSFFPTWLLLVVLGIVFALVVRLVCTLTKWHEALPVPVLFYAACAGIFVFGAYLACLA, encoded by the coding sequence ATGACGCTTTCCCCCACGATTTCGGTTTTCGGATCCTTCTTCCCCACCTGGCTGCTGCTCGTCGTCCTGGGCATCGTGTTTGCGCTGGTGGTGCGACTGGTTTGCACGCTGACGAAGTGGCATGAGGCCCTGCCCGTTCCCGTCCTCTTCTATGCCGCATGCGCGGGCATCTTCGTTTTCGGCGCGTATCTCGCATGCCTGGCATGA